The following proteins are co-located in the Streptomyces sp. NBC_00435 genome:
- a CDS encoding ATP-binding cassette domain-containing protein: MTETSPTGAPVLVKLTDVSKYYGNIRALQGVSLEVSAGEITCVLGDNGAGKSTLIKIIAGLHRHDAGTFEIEGEETVLANPRAALDHGIATVYQDLAVVPLMPVWRNFFLGSEPTKGRGPLRRLDVELMRETTRAELLRMGIDLRDVDQPIGTLSGGERQCVAIARAVHFGAKVLVLDEPTAALGVKQSGVVLKYVAAARDAGLGVVLITHNPHHAYLVGDRFVLLKRGTMAGSHTRDSITLDELTRQMAGGSELDELSHELERVAESGPDNASGPTRGTTAP; encoded by the coding sequence ATGACCGAAACATCACCGACCGGTGCGCCCGTCCTGGTGAAGCTGACCGACGTCAGCAAGTACTACGGCAACATCCGCGCCCTCCAGGGCGTCTCCCTGGAGGTCTCGGCGGGCGAGATCACCTGTGTCCTCGGCGACAACGGCGCCGGCAAGTCCACCCTCATCAAGATCATCGCGGGGCTGCACCGGCACGACGCCGGCACCTTCGAGATCGAGGGCGAGGAGACCGTGCTCGCCAACCCGCGTGCCGCCCTCGACCACGGCATCGCCACCGTCTACCAGGACCTCGCCGTGGTCCCGCTCATGCCCGTCTGGCGCAACTTCTTCCTCGGCTCCGAGCCCACCAAGGGGCGCGGCCCCTTGCGCCGCCTCGACGTGGAACTCATGCGGGAGACCACCCGCGCCGAGCTCCTGCGCATGGGCATCGACCTGCGGGACGTGGACCAGCCCATCGGTACCCTGTCCGGCGGCGAGCGGCAGTGCGTGGCCATCGCCCGCGCCGTCCACTTCGGCGCGAAGGTCCTCGTACTGGACGAGCCCACCGCCGCCCTCGGCGTCAAACAGTCCGGGGTGGTCCTGAAGTACGTCGCCGCGGCCCGCGACGCCGGCCTCGGGGTGGTCCTGATCACCCACAACCCGCACCACGCCTACCTGGTCGGAGACCGTTTCGTGCTGCTCAAGCGCGGCACCATGGCGGGCAGCCACACCCGCGACTCGATCACCCTGGACGAGCTCACCCGGCAGATGGCGGGCGGCTCCGAGCTCGACGAGCTGAGCCACGAGCTGGAGCGAGTGGCAGAATCAGGACCTGACAACGCATCCGGCCCCACTCGGGGCACCACCGCACCATGA
- a CDS encoding ROK family glucokinase, producing MSTYRDFTLAHRGAARGTVLRTIGTRERRSHLTAPRVPTVGIDIGGTKVMAGVVDADGVILEKIRTETPDKSKSPKVVEDTIVELVLDLSDRHDVHAVGIGAAGWVDADRSRVLFAPHLAWRDEPLRDALQSRLAVPVMVDNDANTAAWAEWRFGAGRGEDHLVMITLGTGIGGAILEGGQVKRGRYGVAGEFGHMQVVPGGHRCPCGNRGCWEQYSSGNALVREARELAAADSPVAYNIIARVGGNVSEITGPLITELAREGDAMCIELLQDIGQWLGVGIANLAAALDPSCFVIGGGVSAADDLLIGPAREAFRRHLTGRGYRPEARIAKAQLGPEAGMVGAADLSRLVARRFRRATRRRVERYERYAQFGRRETTGPEEQEKK from the coding sequence ATGAGCACGTACCGGGACTTCACGCTCGCCCACCGGGGGGCGGCGCGAGGCACCGTCCTGCGGACCATCGGGACCCGTGAGCGCCGGTCGCACCTGACCGCCCCGCGCGTTCCGACCGTCGGCATCGACATCGGCGGCACCAAGGTGATGGCCGGTGTCGTCGACGCCGACGGGGTCATCCTGGAGAAGATCCGGACCGAGACCCCGGACAAGTCCAAGAGCCCCAAGGTCGTCGAGGACACCATCGTCGAGCTGGTCCTCGACCTCTCCGACCGGCACGACGTGCACGCCGTGGGCATCGGCGCCGCCGGCTGGGTCGACGCCGACCGCTCCCGCGTCCTGTTCGCCCCGCACCTGGCCTGGCGCGACGAGCCGCTGCGCGACGCCCTCCAGTCCCGGCTCGCGGTCCCGGTCATGGTGGACAACGATGCCAACACCGCCGCCTGGGCCGAATGGCGCTTCGGCGCAGGCCGGGGCGAGGACCACCTCGTCATGATCACGCTGGGCACCGGCATCGGCGGTGCCATCCTCGAAGGCGGCCAGGTCAAGCGCGGCCGCTACGGGGTCGCCGGCGAGTTCGGCCACATGCAGGTCGTCCCCGGCGGACACCGCTGCCCCTGCGGCAACCGCGGCTGCTGGGAGCAGTACAGCTCGGGCAACGCCCTGGTCCGCGAGGCCCGCGAGCTGGCCGCCGCCGACTCCCCGGTCGCGTACAACATCATCGCCAGGGTCGGCGGCAACGTCTCGGAGATCACCGGGCCGCTCATCACCGAGCTGGCCCGGGAGGGCGATGCCATGTGCATCGAGCTCCTCCAGGACATCGGCCAGTGGCTCGGCGTCGGCATCGCCAACCTCGCCGCCGCCCTCGACCCCTCCTGCTTCGTCATCGGCGGCGGGGTCAGCGCCGCCGACGACCTGCTGATCGGCCCCGCCCGCGAGGCCTTCCGCCGCCACCTCACGGGACGCGGATACCGCCCCGAGGCCCGCATCGCCAAGGCGCAGCTGGGCCCCGAGGCCGGCATGGTCGGCGCCGCCGACCTCTCGAGGCTCGTCGCCCGGCGCTTCCGCCGTGCCACCCGCCGGCGCGTCGAGCGCTACGAGCGGTACGCGCAGTTCGGCCGCCGCGAGACCACGGGTCCCGAGGAGCAGGAAAAGAAGTGA
- a CDS encoding MBL fold metallo-hydrolase, with the protein MKLTKRLHSCVQLEKDGRVLVIDPGAFSEPDAGLGADVLLVTHEHPDHFEEGRLRAALDANPEARLWTLRSVAQKLAPAYPGRVHTVGHGDAFSAAGFEVQVHGELHAVIHPDLPRVTNVGYLVDGSLFHPGDALTVPDAPVDTLMLPVHAPWNKIGEVIDYVREVKPRVAIDIHDAYLADIARPVYDFALEKLAGSPHTRLTAGDSADL; encoded by the coding sequence ATGAAGCTCACCAAGCGGCTGCACTCCTGCGTCCAGCTGGAGAAGGACGGGCGCGTCCTCGTCATCGACCCGGGCGCCTTCAGCGAGCCGGACGCCGGCCTCGGGGCCGACGTCCTGCTCGTCACCCACGAGCACCCCGACCACTTCGAGGAGGGCCGGCTGCGGGCCGCCCTCGACGCGAACCCGGAAGCCCGGCTGTGGACGCTGCGCAGCGTCGCGCAGAAACTGGCGCCGGCCTATCCGGGCCGCGTGCACACCGTCGGCCACGGGGACGCCTTCAGCGCCGCCGGCTTCGAGGTGCAGGTGCACGGCGAGCTGCACGCCGTGATCCACCCGGACCTGCCGCGGGTCACCAACGTCGGCTACCTGGTGGACGGATCCCTCTTCCATCCCGGTGACGCGCTGACCGTGCCGGACGCCCCCGTGGACACCCTGATGCTGCCGGTGCACGCACCCTGGAACAAGATCGGCGAGGTGATCGACTACGTCCGCGAGGTCAAGCCCCGCGTGGCGATCGACATCCACGACGCCTACCTCGCGGACATCGCCCGCCCCGTCTACGACTTCGCCCTCGAGAAGCTCGCGGGCTCCCCGCACACCCGACTCACCGCCGGGGACTCCGCCGACCTGTGA
- a CDS encoding exodeoxyribonuclease III — protein MRIATFNVNSITARLPRLLAWLESSGTDVVCIQETKCSEAQFPYEELRELGYESAVNATGRWNGVALLSKVGLEDVVVGLPGGPDYESVQEPRAISATCGGVRVWSVYVPNGREVEHDHYGYKLEWFRALAAAVAEDAAGPRPFAVLGDFNVAPTDEDVYDPSVFEGATHVTPAERAALEQLRAAGLSDVFPRALKYDRPYTFWDYRMLAFPKNKGMRIDLVYGNAAFTKAVTDSYVDREERKGKGASDHAPVVVDLEL, from the coding sequence ATGCGTATCGCCACGTTCAACGTCAACTCGATCACCGCCCGGCTGCCGCGCCTGCTGGCCTGGCTGGAGAGCTCCGGCACCGATGTCGTGTGCATCCAGGAGACCAAGTGCTCGGAGGCGCAGTTCCCGTACGAGGAGCTGCGCGAGCTGGGCTACGAGTCGGCCGTCAACGCCACCGGCAGGTGGAACGGCGTGGCCCTGCTCTCCAAGGTGGGCCTGGAGGACGTGGTCGTGGGCCTGCCCGGCGGGCCCGACTACGAGAGCGTCCAGGAGCCCCGCGCCATCTCCGCCACCTGCGGCGGAGTGCGGGTCTGGTCGGTGTACGTGCCCAACGGGCGCGAGGTGGAGCACGACCACTACGGCTACAAGCTGGAGTGGTTCCGGGCCCTGGCCGCCGCCGTGGCCGAAGACGCGGCCGGTCCGCGCCCCTTCGCGGTGCTCGGCGACTTCAACGTGGCCCCGACCGACGAGGACGTCTACGACCCGTCGGTCTTCGAGGGCGCCACCCACGTCACCCCGGCCGAGCGGGCCGCCCTGGAGCAGCTGCGGGCCGCCGGGCTCTCGGACGTCTTCCCGCGCGCGCTCAAGTACGACAGGCCGTACACCTTCTGGGACTACCGGATGCTGGCCTTCCCGAAGAACAAGGGCATGCGCATCGACCTGGTCTACGGGAACGCGGCCTTCACCAAGGCCGTCACCGACTCCTATGTGGACCGCGAGGAGCGCAAGGGCAAGGGAGCCTCCGACCACGCCCCGGTCGTGGTCGACCTGGAGCTCTAG
- a CDS encoding DUF6278 family protein: MNIPFLANWINRHEKEQGAGLAAALADDPEGINELFAECEMLRAHARSAGLELDERPGSLEELDQLMPRWRRDPEITPWLGNDAGFYLGTVIVRAVPGAAWQVWPNGQPMIRLASGRELNVVESGVSWAMTGSPELSQAYAEASEG, from the coding sequence ATGAACATCCCTTTCCTGGCCAACTGGATCAACCGACACGAAAAGGAACAGGGCGCGGGACTCGCCGCGGCCCTCGCGGACGACCCCGAGGGGATCAACGAGTTGTTCGCGGAGTGCGAGATGCTGCGCGCCCACGCGCGGTCGGCCGGGCTCGAACTCGACGAGAGGCCGGGCTCGTTGGAGGAGCTCGACCAGCTGATGCCGCGCTGGCGGCGGGATCCGGAGATCACCCCGTGGCTCGGCAACGACGCGGGGTTCTACCTCGGGACCGTGATCGTCCGGGCCGTCCCGGGCGCGGCCTGGCAGGTGTGGCCCAACGGCCAACCGATGATCCGGCTGGCCTCGGGGCGCGAGCTGAACGTGGTCGAGTCGGGGGTGTCCTGGGCGATGACCGGCTCTCCCGAGCTCAGCCAGGCGTACGCGGAAGCCTCGGAAGGCTGA
- a CDS encoding amino acid ABC transporter ATP-binding protein, with protein MAVDPLIELRDVNKHFGQLHVLQDINLTVGRGEVVVVIGPSGSGKSTLCRAINRLETIESGTITLDGKPLPAEGKDLAALRADVGMVFQSFNLFAHRTVLANVSLAQVKVRKRKKDEADKRSRELLERVGLANQAEKFPAQLSGGQQQRVAIARALAMNPKALLFDEPTSALDPEMINEVLEVMQQLAAEGMTMVVVTHEMGFARSAANRVVFMADGRIVEDRTPEAFFTAPESDRAKDFLSKILKH; from the coding sequence ATGGCCGTCGATCCGTTGATCGAGCTGCGGGACGTCAACAAGCACTTCGGACAACTGCACGTCCTCCAGGACATCAACCTCACCGTCGGCCGCGGGGAGGTGGTGGTGGTCATCGGTCCCTCCGGCTCCGGGAAATCCACCCTGTGCCGGGCCATCAACCGGCTGGAAACCATCGAGTCGGGCACGATCACACTCGACGGGAAGCCGCTGCCGGCCGAGGGCAAGGACCTCGCCGCGCTCCGCGCGGACGTCGGGATGGTGTTCCAGTCCTTCAACCTCTTCGCGCACAGGACGGTCCTCGCCAACGTCTCCCTCGCCCAGGTCAAGGTCAGGAAGCGCAAGAAGGACGAGGCGGACAAGCGCTCCCGCGAGCTGCTGGAACGGGTCGGTCTCGCGAACCAGGCCGAGAAGTTCCCCGCCCAGCTCTCCGGCGGCCAGCAGCAGCGCGTGGCCATCGCCCGCGCCCTCGCCATGAACCCCAAGGCCCTGCTCTTCGACGAGCCCACCTCCGCGCTGGACCCGGAGATGATCAATGAGGTGCTGGAGGTCATGCAGCAGCTCGCCGCCGAGGGTATGACCATGGTCGTCGTCACGCACGAGATGGGCTTCGCCCGCTCCGCCGCCAACCGAGTGGTGTTCATGGCCGACGGAAGGATCGTCGAGGACCGGACCCCGGAGGCCTTCTTCACCGCCCCCGAGAGCGACCGGGCCAAGGACTTCCTCTCCAAGATCCTCAAGCACTGA
- a CDS encoding glutamate ABC transporter substrate-binding protein: MRRHPRTRSRAHALPALALALVVLATVTGCGRSGSPPVKGPQPEDLPVYQVATGFQLPSSPTWEKAKRRGHLVVGAKEDQPYMGEKDPASGRYSGFDVEIAKMMSASLGFDPKTIEFRTIASANRETALQNGQIDYYVGTYTINDNRKKQVGFAGPYFLAGQSLLVRKGETAIKGPEDLAGKKVCSAAGSTPYQRLQKEFPRAVLVAYDTYSVCVDNLLTYQVDAVSTDDSILLGYAAKVPEELKVVGKPFSEEPYGIGVPRSDNALRFALDDALAENEKDGNWKKAYEATLGLSGEPAPKPPAIDRYPAG, from the coding sequence ATGAGACGACACCCGAGGACGCGCTCCCGCGCCCACGCCCTGCCCGCCCTCGCGCTCGCCCTCGTGGTGCTGGCCACCGTCACCGGCTGCGGCAGGTCCGGCAGCCCCCCGGTCAAGGGCCCGCAGCCCGAGGACCTGCCCGTGTACCAGGTCGCCACCGGCTTCCAGCTGCCCTCCTCCCCGACCTGGGAGAAGGCCAAGCGGCGCGGCCACCTGGTGGTCGGTGCCAAGGAGGACCAGCCGTACATGGGGGAGAAGGACCCCGCGAGCGGCCGCTACTCCGGCTTCGACGTCGAGATCGCCAAGATGATGTCGGCCTCGCTCGGCTTCGACCCCAAGACGATCGAGTTCAGGACGATCGCCTCCGCCAACCGCGAGACGGCCCTGCAGAACGGCCAGATCGACTACTACGTCGGCACCTACACGATCAACGACAACCGCAAGAAGCAGGTCGGCTTCGCCGGCCCCTACTTCCTCGCCGGCCAGTCCCTGCTCGTGCGCAAGGGGGAGACGGCGATCAAGGGCCCCGAGGACCTCGCGGGGAAGAAGGTCTGCTCGGCCGCCGGCTCCACCCCCTACCAGCGGCTCCAGAAGGAGTTCCCCCGCGCCGTCCTCGTCGCCTACGACACGTACTCGGTCTGCGTGGACAACCTGCTGACCTACCAGGTCGACGCCGTCTCCACCGACGACTCCATCCTCCTCGGCTACGCGGCCAAGGTCCCCGAGGAGCTCAAGGTGGTCGGCAAGCCCTTCTCCGAGGAGCCCTACGGCATCGGCGTCCCGCGCTCCGACAACGCGCTGCGCTTCGCCCTCGACGACGCCCTCGCCGAGAACGAGAAGGACGGCAACTGGAAGAAGGCCTACGAGGCCACGCTCGGCCTGTCCGGCGAGCCGGCCCCGAAACCGCCCGCCATCGACCGCTACCCGGCGGGCTGA
- a CDS encoding amino acid ABC transporter permease → MDVLTDNFSLYGKGFLGTVELTVYASLVALVLGFLMASFRVAPVGSFRVFGTVWVAILRNTPLTLLFFAVLLGLPRFGLVLPFQLLAVLALGCYTSAFICEVLRSGINTVPKGQGEAARSLGMSFGQTLGTVVLPQAFRSVIPPIGSTLIALAKNSAIAGAFSVTELLGTYKTLNELGYSIIWTFVWIAVGYLIITLSISALFNVLEKRYGVAR, encoded by the coding sequence ATGGACGTACTCACCGACAACTTCTCGCTCTACGGGAAGGGCTTCCTCGGCACCGTGGAACTCACGGTCTACGCCTCCCTCGTGGCCCTGGTCCTCGGATTCCTGATGGCCTCCTTCCGCGTCGCCCCCGTCGGCTCCTTCCGGGTCTTCGGCACCGTCTGGGTGGCCATCCTGCGCAACACCCCGCTCACCCTGCTCTTCTTCGCCGTCCTGCTCGGCCTGCCGCGCTTCGGCCTCGTCCTGCCCTTCCAGCTCCTCGCCGTCCTGGCGCTGGGCTGCTACACCTCCGCCTTCATCTGCGAGGTCCTGCGCTCGGGCATCAACACCGTGCCCAAGGGCCAGGGCGAGGCGGCCCGCAGCCTCGGGATGTCCTTCGGGCAGACCCTGGGCACCGTCGTGCTGCCGCAGGCCTTCCGCTCCGTCATCCCGCCCATCGGCTCCACACTGATCGCCCTCGCCAAGAACTCCGCGATCGCCGGCGCCTTCAGCGTGACCGAGCTGCTGGGCACGTACAAGACCCTCAACGAGCTGGGCTACAGCATCATCTGGACCTTCGTCTGGATCGCGGTGGGCTACCTGATCATCACCTTGTCCATCAGCGCGCTCTTCAACGTGCTCGAAAAGCGCTACGGAGTCGCCCGATGA
- a CDS encoding amino acid ABC transporter permease, translating to MTAHALHGDLESTALYDLPGPRAQRRHFLYGIASTAVILGLVGWLLHLLFDTNQFTAAKWTPFEYKGIQELLLKGLWNTLKAFAYASVLALALGALLATGRLSLHRPLRWLSTLCVEFFRAMPVLVMIFFIFVALKVQPLPALVAGLTLYNGSVLAEVFRTGVNSVEKGQREAAYALGMRKTQVMTYVLAPQAVRAMLPTIISQLVVALKDTSLGYLITYEEFLHAGKLIASNLDYDLPFIPVVMIISPIYIGMCMLLSWFATWVARRERRSPKTKAVDIGTDLDAAAPGAAPPGRISP from the coding sequence ATGACCGCGCACGCGCTCCACGGGGACCTGGAGTCCACCGCCCTCTACGACCTGCCGGGTCCACGGGCCCAGCGCCGGCACTTCCTCTACGGGATCGCCTCGACCGCCGTCATCCTCGGCCTGGTCGGCTGGCTGCTCCACCTGCTCTTCGACACCAACCAGTTCACCGCGGCCAAGTGGACCCCCTTCGAGTACAAGGGCATCCAGGAGCTGCTGCTCAAGGGGCTCTGGAACACCCTCAAGGCCTTCGCCTACGCCTCGGTGCTCGCCCTCGCGCTCGGTGCGCTGCTCGCGACGGGCCGGCTCTCGCTCCACCGGCCGCTGCGCTGGCTGTCCACGCTGTGCGTGGAGTTCTTCCGGGCCATGCCGGTACTGGTGATGATCTTCTTCATCTTCGTCGCGCTGAAGGTCCAGCCGCTGCCCGCGCTGGTCGCCGGACTGACCTTGTACAACGGCTCGGTACTGGCCGAGGTCTTCCGCACCGGCGTCAACTCGGTCGAGAAGGGCCAGCGCGAGGCGGCGTACGCCCTGGGCATGCGCAAGACCCAGGTGATGACGTACGTCCTGGCCCCGCAGGCGGTGCGGGCCATGCTGCCCACGATCATCAGCCAGCTGGTGGTCGCCCTGAAGGACACCTCGCTCGGCTACCTGATCACCTACGAGGAGTTCCTGCACGCGGGCAAGCTGATCGCCTCCAACCTCGACTACGACCTGCCGTTCATCCCCGTGGTGATGATCATCTCGCCGATCTACATCGGGATGTGCATGCTGCTGTCCTGGTTCGCCACCTGGGTGGCCCGGCGCGAGCGGCGCAGCCCCAAGACGAAGGCTGTCGACATCGGCACCGACCTGGACGCGGCCGCGCCGGGAGCGGCGCCGCCGGGTCGGATCAGCCCCTGA
- a CDS encoding CocE/NonD family hydrolase: MVRTVRTTSTATAMAAVLAAAALGLAPHQAQAAPATTAAAVPEASSELRFHDIPGSGGITLKGNVYAPSGARPGAKYPLVVLPTSWGMPQIEYIAQARKLADSGYVVVSYTSRGFWLSGGEIETAGPADTADVSAVIDWALANTAGDPGHIGLGGVSYGAGISLLASAHDPRIKAVVALSGWADLIESIYSGRTQHLQAAGLLGGAGFLTGRPGPELQRTLGDFLGSKLDREPQMIEWGRQRSASEEVDRINANGAAIMLGNAWGDTIFPPNQYAKFFEKLTGPKRLEFRPGDHATAEATGLLGLPNDTWTNAHRWFDRYLKGELNGVDTEAPVQIKPRSDSGYEGYADWKSVGSGGTEKLLLPDSEHLFANVDSGANGGVVLLSNVLDQFFQAPPTASVPLLPRAFAAVWQSPRYDEDRRVRGTARLHTTVTPTKSDGTFVAYLYDVGPLGIGKLISNAPYTFHGRPAGQSFGVDLELYSTAYDVPAGHRLAVVVDTVDPLYIEHNPTGAQLTFSSPRTDPSYVSVPLREQ; encoded by the coding sequence ATGGTCCGCACGGTCCGCACCACCAGCACCGCGACCGCCATGGCAGCCGTACTGGCAGCAGCCGCCCTGGGCCTGGCCCCCCACCAGGCCCAGGCGGCCCCCGCCACCACCGCCGCCGCCGTCCCGGAAGCCTCCTCGGAGCTCCGGTTCCACGACATCCCCGGCTCCGGCGGCATCACCCTCAAGGGCAACGTCTACGCCCCCTCCGGCGCCCGGCCCGGCGCGAAGTACCCACTCGTCGTGCTGCCCACCAGCTGGGGCATGCCGCAGATCGAATACATCGCCCAGGCCAGGAAGCTCGCCGACTCCGGCTACGTGGTGGTCAGTTACACCTCCCGCGGCTTCTGGCTCTCCGGCGGCGAGATCGAGACCGCGGGCCCGGCGGACACCGCCGACGTCTCCGCCGTCATCGACTGGGCGCTCGCGAACACCGCCGGCGACCCCGGGCACATCGGCCTGGGCGGGGTCTCGTACGGCGCCGGCATCAGCCTGCTCGCCTCCGCGCACGACCCTCGCATCAAGGCCGTGGTCGCCCTCAGCGGCTGGGCCGACCTGATCGAGTCCATCTACTCCGGCCGCACCCAGCACCTCCAGGCCGCCGGCCTGCTCGGCGGCGCCGGCTTCCTCACCGGCCGCCCCGGCCCCGAACTCCAGCGGACCCTCGGCGACTTCCTCGGCTCGAAGCTGGACAGGGAACCGCAGATGATCGAGTGGGGCAGGCAGCGCTCCGCCTCCGAGGAGGTGGACCGGATCAATGCCAACGGCGCAGCGATCATGCTCGGCAACGCCTGGGGCGACACCATCTTCCCGCCCAACCAGTACGCGAAGTTCTTCGAGAAGCTGACCGGCCCCAAGCGCCTCGAATTCCGGCCCGGCGACCACGCCACCGCCGAGGCCACCGGCCTCCTCGGGCTGCCCAACGACACCTGGACCAACGCCCACCGCTGGTTCGACCGCTATCTCAAGGGCGAGCTCAACGGCGTGGACACCGAGGCGCCCGTACAGATCAAACCCCGCAGCGACAGCGGCTACGAGGGCTACGCCGACTGGAAGTCGGTCGGTTCCGGCGGCACCGAGAAGCTGCTGCTCCCCGACAGCGAGCACCTCTTCGCCAACGTCGACTCCGGCGCCAACGGCGGGGTCGTCCTGCTGTCCAACGTCCTCGACCAGTTCTTCCAGGCGCCCCCGACCGCCTCGGTCCCGCTGCTCCCCCGCGCCTTCGCCGCCGTCTGGCAGTCGCCGCGCTACGACGAGGACCGCCGGGTGCGCGGCACGGCCAGACTGCACACCACCGTCACGCCGACGAAGTCCGACGGCACCTTCGTCGCGTACCTCTACGACGTCGGCCCACTTGGCATCGGCAAGCTGATCAGCAACGCCCCGTACACCTTCCACGGCAGGCCCGCCGGCCAGTCCTTCGGCGTGGACCTGGAGCTCTACTCCACCGCCTACGACGTCCCCGCCGGGCACCGCCTCGCGGTCGTCGTCGACACCGTGGACCCGCTGTACATCGAACACAACCCGACCGGGGCGCAGCTGACCTTCTCCTCGCCGCGCACCGATCCCTCGTACGTCTCGGTGCCGCTGCGCGAGCAGTGA
- a CDS encoding L,D-transpeptidase translates to MAGTALLAAALTACGGGAAEGGAAKSEMKPKPDMAVSVNLTGDQVKAGEPVTVTIADGKLASVKVTDGKGGELSGQISADGKSWKSERNASAGAEYKVEAQNTDSQSATTTFKTTAADKVNKVSINISKGSTVGVALPVSIVFDNPVKNKAEVEKQLKVTTSNSTEGSWGWVKDYSGKDRVDWRPKEYWKSGTDVKVQMDLNGVDSGPGGGMFVKDYNTEFKIGKDRRMKVDLDTSKMSVTEDGQNVDTIPISAGTPGGQKASWSGKMVLMAKEGTIRMNSETVGLGNAYDKDVDYSIRLTWSGMYVHAAPWNTGSFGRANTSSGCVGMSNANAKAFFAAAQVGDPLEVVGDGSKGNADVGNGYGEWNLPWEQWQGKSAQTGAPQSG, encoded by the coding sequence GTGGCGGGTACCGCACTGCTGGCCGCCGCGCTGACCGCCTGCGGCGGCGGCGCCGCCGAGGGCGGTGCGGCCAAGTCCGAGATGAAGCCGAAGCCGGACATGGCGGTTTCGGTGAACCTCACCGGCGATCAGGTCAAGGCGGGTGAGCCGGTGACCGTGACGATCGCGGACGGGAAGCTCGCCTCGGTGAAGGTGACGGACGGCAAGGGCGGGGAGCTGTCCGGGCAGATATCCGCCGACGGCAAGAGCTGGAAGTCGGAGCGCAATGCCTCGGCGGGCGCCGAGTACAAGGTCGAGGCGCAGAACACCGACAGCCAGAGCGCCACCACGACGTTCAAGACCACGGCCGCCGACAAGGTGAACAAGGTCTCGATCAACATCAGCAAGGGCAGCACCGTGGGTGTGGCCCTGCCGGTCTCGATCGTCTTCGACAACCCGGTGAAGAACAAGGCCGAGGTCGAGAAGCAGCTGAAGGTCACCACCTCGAACAGCACCGAGGGTTCCTGGGGCTGGGTCAAGGACTACTCGGGCAAGGACCGGGTGGACTGGCGCCCCAAGGAGTACTGGAAGTCCGGCACCGACGTGAAGGTCCAGATGGACCTGAACGGTGTCGACTCCGGTCCGGGCGGCGGCATGTTCGTGAAGGACTACAACACCGAGTTCAAGATCGGCAAGGACCGCCGGATGAAGGTGGACCTCGACACGAGCAAGATGTCGGTCACCGAGGACGGCCAGAACGTCGACACCATCCCGATCTCGGCCGGCACCCCGGGCGGCCAGAAGGCCTCCTGGAGCGGGAAGATGGTGCTGATGGCGAAGGAGGGCACGATCCGGATGAACTCCGAGACCGTGGGCCTCGGCAACGCCTACGACAAGGACGTCGACTACTCGATCCGGCTGACCTGGTCGGGCATGTACGTGCACGCCGCACCGTGGAACACCGGCAGCTTCGGCCGCGCCAACACCAGCTCGGGCTGCGTGGGCATGAGCAACGCCAACGCGAAGGCCTTCTTCGCGGCGGCTCAGGTCGGCGATCCCCTCGAGGTCGTCGGCGACGGTTCGAAGGGCAACGCGGACGTCGGCAACGGCTACGGCGAGTGGAACCTGCCCTGGGAGCAGTGGCAGGGCAAGAGCGCCCAGACCGGAGCCCCGCAGAGCGGCTGA